In Citrus sinensis cultivar Valencia sweet orange chromosome 3, DVS_A1.0, whole genome shotgun sequence, the sequence AACATTGTCTCTCATTACTTGTATTACCTTGATCTGTTGGGTGTTGGCCGAGAGCAGGCAGGACCTAATGAAGAACTCTCTTGTGCTGAGCAGAAAGCCTTCAACCCAAACACCGCACCTTCAGCTGCATCTTCTTGAGGACGTTTATTGTAGCCAAGCTATTATTGTGGGAgtgactctctctctctctctaggTGGGTACCATTACAATAAGACTGGGGTTAATTAAACTATTTgttgtaagtttttttttttttttccatcttttCATATATTGCGCAAGGTCAATTAGTGTGTGGATTGGTCTGCCCCTCTTCATTGCCGTTGTAGATTTGAGATTCATTTGGTTTGTAAAATCTTCGTTATATCTGGTTACATATGTAATGATGAACCGCATGAACCACTCGTGTGTTTCAATAGCAGAATTGTAAAGTATatgcttatattttatttattccgGGATATCGACTCCTAGTTTCGTTTTACCTCTGGTTTCTTTAGTCGCAATAATGATTCATGCTCCCATTGGAAATGTTGTTTTGGCTTGGGTATTTGTTGCATACCTACAAATGTCAATTATGTCATGGATCACGTGCTATttatcatttctcatcttGTTAATCCAAAGATGTATTGGAAGCCTGCCGACAGAGTTATGTTTCTTGCCTGTTTGATCTGTAAGAGGACAGCCTGGTGCATTTTTGTTGCATTGTGGCAGGACTTTTGCCAGTTTACTACGACATTCTTGTGAATTGTGAAAATTGATGTGCCGCACAAAAACGGGTATCCATTCCAGAACCGGAAGACTCCGACAATCCGGACCAATCCAGATGCGGATTGAAACCAGCGGTCGGGTTActgattacaattttttttttataaatttataataaaaagtataaatatataaacctatttcttttttttaaaaaaaaaatccatttagACCGCGCCTTTCAATGATCAGATATTTTTGTTGTACGTGAAAGCAGGAGGTGTACGAATAATTTTCCATTCAATTTTTGCTGAATTAATTGTCAATAAATGCTTGTAATGACTAATATCTTGAAGAAAATGTAACCTGAATTGTTAAACCACAAAATTAACAACTGGGAATTTTGAACTCTGaattaaaaactcattatatACAAAATCCGGGTACGGATGTTCGGGTTCAGGTTTAGAACAAACTCAAAACTAGCTCTGGGTAAAACGATACGAACTGAACCCGGCCCGCACCATCCCTTAAACCCGTGTCCCCTGATTTCCGGGGGTCTGGACGATCCGCACCCGGATTTTCCCGCTCCTTAGCCCTCATGGCCTCATCATTCACCAGCACTATGTCTGATGATTGTTTTTTTAAGacgtataataataataataatacccCCACTCTTGGAAAAGCATTTTCAATGCAACTTGCACGGCGCTAACAGCTGCTCTGGTCATCGACGGCCGCGGATTTTGCCgcgaattttttatttattcgaTTTTTAAACTACGAATAAGTTTGAAGCTGCAACTGCAAATGTGGAGGTCACCTGCAACATCTTACCTGGTCAGTTTCTCTTCcttcacaattttatttatttattttttgaacgTATTAGGTTTTCTTCTATTGCAGTTATTGATCGAGTCTGTTTCATGGCTGAATTCATTtaaatagaatatttatttatagcttactttttaaatgtcgtatatatatatttttttctataggTTGGCCGAACCCTGAATTCCATTTACAAATCGGtggaaaaaattcaaataccTAATCAAATCATTGGAAAAGCTATGTCTATGTCATCATTAGAGGTGAATGATCTttatttttgcatttatttgaatggcttttgttataattttatgtgatGAGTGTGTTTTAATGGACGTGGTGTCGGTCAAAGTATCCATTAATTTGCAACAATCATCCAGGGTCAACGCACCAACCAATCCGTAGATCAGTATCCAGAGAGAAATGCTGCAAGTACACGGAATTTTCGAATTGGGGAGTATGTCCCGAGAAAGGATAAGATTAATTTCCTTGTAAACACTGTAAGTAGAATCAATACAAAGAGTTTCTACTGTATTATTACTCTGCTTCTAATTTTCTGTACCTATGAGCTTTATGAGGGTGAAAGAGAATCAAACCTCACATCCATTTCTTCTCATTTGAACTTGTCAAAGTAAATGTAGGGGcatatgtattatttatttctcaagATGCAGTGGCGcctgctgattttttttttttcattttccttttgtttttatctatAATATTAGGATAGCTTGTCATGTTTATGAATAAGTTCAATCAACATTCAAGCAAAATTTGTATGCTAAAATTTCTGATCTTCATTTACTGCTGTTAGTCCTTTCTGAATGACTAAGCTTGTGTGTGCAGCTTCTTGACCTCAAGAACAGTAAAGAAGATGTTTATGGCACTCTTGATGCTTGGGTTGCATGGGAGCAAAACTTTCCTGTTGGATCACTTAAGAAGGCATTGCTTGCTCTTGAGAAGGAACAACAGTGGCACAGAGTAGTTCAGGTGTGATTAAAAATCTCTCTTACAATGCGATTTTGCATGAGTTTATGTGTATCTTTTTATGCACTGATCTTAAAATTTGCCAATCTGCTAAGATCATAACTTAGCAATGTACAAACCCAGTGCGAAGTGAGATCATGGTAGGAACAAAtctctttttaattgattgaatACCTTATTAGCTCCCTTACCTGATGAGTTTGACTTGTGTAATATGTATTCATATGTTCACGTGAAATTTGAAAGTTTAAACTTAGACAAGTTATACCATTTGCCTCAACAGTTGCTTAAATTTGAACTCTTCATTAACTGGTAAAATCTGATTACTTTATTATCTATCAAAGTTTGGTCTTCATGTAGAAAGAATGTTTAAAATAGTACTGGGACATTATgtttctttaatgattcataagtttcatttcttcaaaaatttctaggtaatcaaatggatgttaagCAAGGGGCAGGGATCTACAATGGGCACATGTGGACAATTAATACGGGCTTTAGATATGGACCACAGAGCAGAAGAAGCACACAAGTTTTGGGAGAAGAGAATTGGTATAGACCTCCACTCTGTCCCTTGGCAATTATGCAAAAGCATGATCGCTATTTATTATCGAAACAATATGCTGGAGAGGCTCATAAAGGTACACTTTTGAATCATGTGCTTACAAGAACTGCAAAGATATATATCCATTTCATTAATCTGCCCACGTTGATCAAGCATGAaatatttatctaaatttgatCTTGACAATTGAACTTTTTCATCATCTCAGTTACAtgttacatatatatatgtaaattattttttgcttttttcacACGGGCCTTgcaaacaagaaaagaaaagcgaCGCTTCGCCTGCAGGAAAAtgaaggggggggggggggggggatggGGGAAAGGAGAGAAACAatcatttttgctttttgcaattttttatgTGGACCCCACAGACAGGAAAAGCAGTTGATTGtcagaattttttaaattgactaATTGATTTAGGCAGATGCCGAAATCAGACAATTGGATGTTTCTCAAAATCCAGACTGTGCATATGAGAAGTGTGCGtgcagtaataataataattatttctataatttgGTTGGAGAAATGAAGCGAACTTTGAAATTCATTCTAAATTTGGATATGCTTTCTTCCCAAAATCCAGACTTTACATTTgagatgtgtgtgtgtgtgtgtgtgtgtgtgtgcgcgcgtgTGAATAGTAGTAGTAAGTAAACACAAGTTAAAATttcatgatgatgatgagttgCAGGCTATTAGTGCGATATCTAATATTTGGCCTTATGTATATGCACACTAAAGTAATTTGGTTGAAGAAAAAAACACAGCTTAGAATttcatgatgatgatgaggaggaggaggaggagttGCAGGCTATTAATGCGATATGTAATATTTGGCCTTATGTATATGTACGCTAAAGTAATTTGGCCGAAGAAATAAACACAACTTATAATTTCATGATGATGATGCAAAGTTGCAGGCTATCAGTGTGATATCCCAGTCTTTAGACCATATTTATATGCACAGTAAAGTGTTCTGGTTGGAgaagtaaaaacaaattagaatTTCATTGACATGTTTTTTTACCCTTTAACAAGGACATCCAGTAAGTTGCCCCTTATTGATGATGTCTTTTGATTTTGCTAGCTTCTCTGTTATATGCAATCTTTTAGGCAATAGGTgtgttattaaattgttggACTAAATTGCTGCTGAGTCATGGTCGATTTTCCTTTTCATACTTATCATCTTGGTTACTAACCTATGTATGTGATCTTGTCATAATTGTGTCTCAAAGCTTTTCAAGGGTCTTGAAGCTTTTGATCGTAAACCTCCAGAGAAATCAATAGTGCAGAGAGTTGCAGATGCATACGAAGTGTTGGGCTTattagaagagaaagaaagggTCTTGGAGAGGTACAAGGATCTCTTCACTGAGAAAGAGAAACGAtccaataaaaaatctaagtcATCATCTATGAAaggcaagaaaaaaaaaggtaagcCTTTTCAGATCAATGTTATTGATGTTTTTCTGTTGATGAAAGTTCTGCAAAACAAGACAGCTTTGGATCAAAAGTCAGAAtttgcatgaaaaaaaaaagaaggttaTTTCCATAGATTTACTAATGTTTCACACCTGAAGAATAATTATGCAAACAGTAATTTGACTAGTTTAGTGaataatgaaatgataatttggGTTGTGGCAAGAAGAGAAGGAATCAGAAAGATTAATGGCTATCTTTGGGTCTAAACAAAAGAATATTTGAAGATTGGTTATCCCTTTTGGTATAAAAGTGAGGTGTTGGGCCTCTCTTTATGCTTGGATAACATTTGAGTTCAAATATGTGTCTTTCTATTTCACCTCTCTGAATTGGGGACCAGCATTACAGTGATTGGAGATACTATTTTGTGTAATATGTATTTCTAATTGCTTTTGAATGGTATTTGATGGTTTCAGGGCGTACAAGAGACACGCCAGTTTCTGATGGTGTTACCAATGCCATAGAGGACATACAATAATGTCTAAAGACTTGTGAatgctttttccttattattgGAAGCTCGGGTAGGGCCTATTTTCTCAACTAGCTGTGGTATTGcgaaattttctttgaaactTTCTGCCTGCAATGTTGTTAAAGAAGCTTCAGTTCTAGAGGATTTGGGAGGCAGGAAAAAGCAGACAAAAGgtttttaaatatgtgtgCCATTCAGCgtttataaattattctaGAGGACCCTTATATACcgtttggcttttttttttttttttcaaatttttggtgGTGATAAATAGATAGTGTAAATTAATCAGCTACATAACAATGattatttgctttcttttcgCTAATAGCCACATGAAAGTCAGAAAGTTCACAGTTTTCCCCCATTTTATCTTGCTTTTGTTCAAATATCATTTTCGCAAATTCTTGTAATATCGCTGGGGAATTTGAATTCTCAGATGGACTTGGTTtttaattcaaacaaaatttaaaattaagatttcATAATAGATTTAAGTGTAGTATTTTTATATAGTTAGGTTGGTCCTCTTAATAGGTTTAAGTGTAGTATCATTGTATAGCTAGGTTGGTCCTCTCAAATCTCAAACAAACACGTAGTAGACATGGTGGCCCGTATCTTTGGTGTGGCTGCCGCAGCAAGCTTAACTCTGAGAATTTATCCTCTTCTACATGGATATATGATAAGAAAATGTGCAATAAAGAATTCCTCCTCTTCTTCTACAGGGAtatttgataagaaaatgCGCAATAAGCCACTGTATTAGaatgagcttttttttttaattaattgctaCAATTTACAATATATTACGATCTGGAGTCTACCGAAACTCtagatacatatatttatagtaTAGTCTAATagtctaaaaatataaaacaagactagcttaaaaatttactcctactaataatatttcactttcttttttttttttttttttttttttgggaagcGGAAGAGGCTTCCATAAGAGCTCGAATTGATGCCTTCGACATTATTGACAGCACCAGATGGGGCGACGAAcctaataacaattataaatttagaatgaGCCTTATAACTTGTGATCGGAAAAGAACCAGTTGGATAGATCCAGAGTCATTTGGTATATATGAAGCAGTTCCTCGATTTCCAATTATCTTGTTTGAACTTTCATGTTAAAATATGCAACCATTTGCTGATGCAGccacataaaatacttaagaatgtaacaatttcattttctttcgtCTTGGTGACTTACTGTTAATGTTAACATGGCTTTTGCGTCACATGTTCCGCGTACGAACCAATAAAGTGAGCAACCTAGCAAAGCAAAGCATGTGATTTGAAAGAACTCAGCTGCTGCTGACTCTGGCCATGTGATTGTGAAGAAGGTTATTTGGTAGCTAGTGAAGCATCAAGAAGTTACAAGCATGTGACTCTTGATAAATGATAATGCTCATTCTTTCCACAACCACCACAACCACACAATATTAGTTTCCTTTTAGTGCCTATTTATAATCAATCTACAGACATACATACACTCACAGGCAATGCACAATTGTATGCAGATCAATTGTGTAAATATGCAGAGCCACAAAGCTTTCAAATTACTTCTGTGGTGCAGTTGCCTCACATTTGCTTCTCTCCTAGACCAaggtttctctctctctctctctatagcCACATTGCTAACATACATATAAATCTTCAGTAACAGCTCATCAGCTGACTTGACTGATTGATTTTCTATTGCTTGCAGGTAAGGGAGAGAAATGCAGCAAATATTCTCCAACTCTGCAACAAACTCAGGTGGGATTCGGCAGTCCTCCAACATTCATGGCTCGGGTGCATAACAACTGCCCTATGTGTCCAGTTATTAATATCCACTTGAAATGTGGGAACTTTTCTCAGGCTCTAGTCAATCCCAGACTGCTCAAGGTGATTTCATACAACAACTGTGTTGTTAACAGTGGCTTCCCTCTGTCACCGCTAcaaacattttctttcaattattcACATCCCAAGTATGTCATGCAACCCGCTACTTGGTCCTTCCAGTGCGAGTGATGCCTCATACTCTTCTGTATTTTCTTATGTTTAATTTGCCTCTAGTGTGAACCAAGCTTAATGCAAAGAGGGTATCTACTTTCCTGTTGAGTTTTTTTCAATAGCCATATCACCTAAATCTCCGCTAAACCCATTAAAGACAAGTTCAAGTGTTAGGCTAATGATCCTTCATTAGCGATTTGTAAGCCGAGGAGATTACGAGTGATGGTTgtcttaatttcaattatggTGATTTCTCACTGTGGAGTTGTCCTTGATAACACAGAAACACACCCACAAAGCtctcaaaaataaaactctTATTTCTCTAGGTATAACCATCAATGATCAATATGCTTGTCAATAGTCTTTACATGGCAAGGATTTCGTGATCCTTGCATACTTCTAAAGTAGGTTAAGCCTTCGGTTCGATCAAATAGTTCAAAAACTGTGAaccaattgatttttttgtacGAACCAAAtcgaatcaaacaaaaaaaccaATCAATCCAAtggtaaaattgaaaatacacacacactcgcattcaaaataatacttaattattattaaataattttataattttttttttttgcataaagCAAGAATTGTTAATGGTTCCAAttgaattagattttttaaaaaaatcaaatttaggtaaaaagcctaaatatttaaaaaatatattaaatttcttgAACCAAATACTATTAAACCGATTTTTGGTTCGATTCTAAAATTTAGTTCCTATTCAGTTTTAGCCTTTCAAGAACCAATCGGTTCCGGACCAAATAGTGCCCAACCctatttaaaagtttaaaacaaatcacatgCACTTAAGCTCACAGGTAATTAAGGGTTAGAAATTCCAAATTCTCATCAGCCCTAGTAAATATGATTTAGTCAAAGAACTACCCAGAAAATACTGTGCCCCAGAATATAATACatcattcaaataaatttacagCTTCATTCAAAATTGTTGtaaacaattaattacaatTCCAGCGCTACCTAGCCAATATGTATAAATCAAAGTCTAAATCCAACTACTTAAAGCTGGTTGTATGCTTTTCACAAATGTCCACTGATTCAAtataacagtaaaattaaGCTTGGTGAATGTCTAACACAACTTCATCCTAGGTGTTTTCTTAGGTATAAGCCTATATACATAAGTCAAGAAATCACTCAAATGTACTAACTTATGAATTGACCCTTTTGAATTTCCTTTTATATTCAACTTCTTTTATCTTGGTTGACTGTTGAATTTTGTATTAACTCTGGTGTATCAGTAAGTGCAGCAGCAAACTCAACAGAAGTAAGATTATACACCATTGGGTATTCAAACTGCAATCGGAAGAAAGATAGTGGGATCCAACTAAATGAACTGTTCCAGTCCGTTCATCCTGCACTTTAATGCTTGAAGAGCCTGAAATAAACCATAGATATCATTGATAAGGTTGAGATTTTTCCCTTTTGTGAGAAAACTACTGAAATTTTAAGGTCAGAACCATAAAAGAAGATAATATGGAAATAGAAGACAATAAACCGAAACActttataacataataacGAAATAATATACACTCACAGTTATACTCCGTCCATCCaatgaattggttttcaaGATCGTACAATACTAGCTTATTTGAAAGGACTAAATCTGCAAGGGAAAAAAGCAACAGATAAGGCTAGTAAGAATATTCTGAAATAGTTATTTAATACTTATGGAAAGATTACACTTTATCGGGTCCTATAAAAGTGAAAGAATCATAATTCATACTGACTATAGTTACGACTTTGCTTTCACGAATCTTTAAGATGCTGCTAGCTTGGTAACTAGGTGATGCCAATTTGCAGCATGAATAAACTTAAAAGAGCAAGGAGTGTTAAATATTAACTTCTGGGAAAATGTAATATGAACACTGCAGCTGAGTGTACCATGCACCCAAAACAAtctttatttaagaaaattatgttACTAGAATTAGAATTTTCCATCCATTTTCACCATTTACCTTGTCATGCAGTCATACATTTTGGATATTTCTCTCTTCATGTGCATCAAATGCTTACAAATGATAGGAGTATGTGAATAACAATGTAGGCAAGGTGAAAAGGtcaatatttacttttgacaAGGACTTAGGTAAATATGCCTCTGAAGGACACGAATAAATCGACTGGGCTGTGCTTTAAAGGAGAGTGACATCTGAGTGTGTGCTTAAAAGTCtgccaaataaataaaaagcatgaaaataatttatgttctATCGAGTTTACTCAGAAAGTAAATCATTCAAGTTTAACATCATGATGTCGAAGTTCTTGGAGTATACCTCCCAAAAGAGTCATGTTCTTCCTATCCCTAGATTGCATTCCACTGTTTTGCCAACCTATGCACCACAAATCCTCCTGTAAAGACAagtatcattaaataaaattattcacaGAAATGgccaatgaaaaataatattgctacagaagaagataaatagtaaatattATGCAAGAACCGCAGCTTCGACAAGGAATAACAAAATCAGAAGCTTAAGCTGCTTGACCATCTTCAGAAAAAGGGGAATCCCACATCACCAAGGAGTGATAAGCTCTAGAGGAAGACAGAAAGCAGTGTGCGATATTTTAGGCAGTTATCTAAACTTAAAGCCCTGGATTAACCAAGAAACTGATGGCTGGTCCAAACATTTTCAAGCAAAATATGTACATATCCGTCCAATGTATGAAATATCAAGATTTCAAAAGTAAATCAGATGGATACATAGCATATACTATAACAGAAACTGGAAATACTATCTAAATGTCTCGAATCCAAATAAAGTGATAAAACCAACCGAGGCAATATTGATAACCTGCCGGTAAGCCAAAGAAATAAGATGTACCAAACATCAATACAGACACATTTGAAGAAGGAAATTTAAGGTAATTGGCTAGAATAAGGCTAGTGCTCAAATCAAGAAACTAGTCGGGA encodes:
- the LOC102629182 gene encoding pentatricopeptide repeat-containing protein At4g18975, chloroplastic, coding for MWRSPATSYLVGRTLNSIYKSVEKIQIPNQIIGKAMSMSSLEGQRTNQSVDQYPERNAASTRNFRIGEYVPRKDKINFLVNTLLDLKNSKEDVYGTLDAWVAWEQNFPVGSLKKALLALEKEQQWHRVVQVIKWMLSKGQGSTMGTCGQLIRALDMDHRAEEAHKFWEKRIGIDLHSVPWQLCKSMIAIYYRNNMLERLIKLFKGLEAFDRKPPEKSIVQRVADAYEVLGLLEEKERVLERYKDLFTEKEKRSNKKSKSSSMKGKKKKGRTRDTPVSDGVTNAIEDIQ
- the LOC102629678 gene encoding uncharacterized protein At1g05835; the protein is MHNCMQINCVNMQSHKAFKLLLWCSCLTFASLLDQGKGEKCSKYSPTLQQTQVGFGSPPTFMARVHNNCPMCPVINIHLKCGNFSQALVNPRLLKVISYNNCVVNSGFPLSPLQTFSFNYSHPKYVMQPATWSFQCE